One window of the Flavobacteriaceae bacterium YJPT1-3 genome contains the following:
- a CDS encoding dipeptide epimerase has translation MNLRYRFYDLPLKDAFTISRYTVTIQKTVIVGLSHQGQTGYGEATVNPYYQSTQERLQQALHRVQREFSRNTRDQLEEPAQFHKRIAALIPGESFALCALDTAYWDLYARLNSRTLRSYWSETDQTPKSSYTIGLDTVERMQTKIQQQPWPIYKIKLGGENDLECIQSLREVTSAEFRVDANCAWTVKQTLKYSREMKDLGVTLLEQPLAREQQAEMQLCFRESALPLMADESCQTEDDVKRCVGHFHSINIKLMKCGGITPALRMIQEARALGLQIMLGCMTESTVGISAAAQLAPLVDYLDLDGALLLAEDTAEGVKVAHGVIKFSENNGTGVTLKHSF, from the coding sequence ATGAACTTGCGCTACCGCTTCTACGACCTTCCCTTAAAGGATGCCTTTACCATTTCCCGATATACAGTGACGATCCAGAAGACGGTTATCGTGGGCTTATCCCATCAGGGACAAACCGGATACGGAGAAGCGACGGTAAATCCTTATTACCAAAGTACCCAGGAACGTTTGCAGCAGGCTTTGCACCGTGTACAGCGTGAGTTTTCCCGGAACACTAGAGATCAACTGGAAGAACCAGCTCAGTTCCATAAACGAATAGCTGCTCTTATCCCCGGAGAATCTTTCGCCTTATGCGCTTTGGATACCGCTTACTGGGATTTGTACGCCCGCTTAAATTCGCGTACGCTAAGATCGTATTGGAGTGAGACTGACCAGACCCCGAAAAGCAGCTATACCATTGGCCTGGATACTGTGGAACGGATGCAGACTAAAATACAGCAGCAGCCCTGGCCCATCTATAAAATCAAACTGGGTGGAGAAAATGATCTGGAGTGTATCCAAAGTTTGCGCGAGGTGACCTCGGCCGAGTTTCGGGTGGATGCTAACTGCGCCTGGACGGTCAAGCAAACTTTAAAATACAGTCGCGAAATGAAGGATTTGGGTGTGACGCTGCTGGAACAACCTTTAGCTCGGGAACAGCAGGCCGAGATGCAGCTATGCTTTCGCGAAAGCGCACTCCCGCTGATGGCCGATGAAAGCTGTCAAACGGAAGATGATGTAAAGCGCTGCGTTGGGCATTTCCACAGCATAAACATCAAATTGATGAAATGCGGCGGCATCACTCCGGCCTTACGCATGATTCAGGAAGCAAGAGCACTCGGACTTCAGATCATGTTGGGCTGTATGACGGAATCGACTGTAGGTATTTCTGCTGCGGCCCAATTGGCTCCTTTGGTCGATTATCTGGATTTGGACGGTGCCTTGCTGCTGGCAGAAGATACTGCGGAAGGTGTCAAAGTGGCTCACGGAGTTATTAAATTCAGTGAGAATAACGGCACAGGAGTGACTCTTAAACACTCCTTTTAA
- the gyrB gene encoding DNA topoisomerase (ATP-hydrolyzing) subunit B produces the protein MSEEKPMKQYSADSIQALEGMEHVRMRPSMYIGDVGPRGLHHLVYEVVDNSIDEAMGGHCDQIDIVINEDNSISTTDNGRGIPVDLHKKEGVSALEVVMTKIGAGGKFDKDSYKVSGGLHGVGVSCVNALSVHLHAIVHRDGKIYEQEYERGKPLYPVKQTGTTDKRGTTVIFRPDPTIFEQTTEYNYDTLATRMRELAFLNKGITVSITDKRRKDDQGEYVKEVFHSDEGLPEFVRFMDSGRQPLIETVISMEGEKNGIPVEVAMIYNDGYAENLHSYVNNINTHEGGTHLAGFRRGLTGSLKKYADNSGMLDKLKFDIAGDDFREGLTAIISVKVAEPQFEGQTKTKLGNREVTSAVSQAVSEMIEIYMEEHPNDAKIIVEKVILAAQARHAAKKAREMVQRKTVMSIGGLPGKLTDCAETDPALSEIFLVEGDSAGGTAKMGRNREFQAILPLRGKILNVEKAMRHKVFDNEEIRNMFTALGVSIGTEEDSKELNLTKLRYHKVVIMCDADVDGSHISTLILTFFFRYMRELVENGYVYIATPPLYLVKKGSKKQYAWNDKERDAIVERMGGSASVQRYKGLGEMNAEQLWDTTMNPEFRTLRQVTIDNGTEADRIFSMLMGDDVPPRREFIEKNAVYANIDV, from the coding sequence ATGAGCGAGGAAAAACCGATGAAGCAGTATTCTGCAGATAGTATTCAAGCCCTGGAAGGAATGGAGCATGTACGCATGCGTCCCTCTATGTATATTGGTGATGTAGGTCCACGTGGTTTGCACCATTTGGTCTACGAAGTGGTTGATAACTCCATTGATGAAGCCATGGGAGGTCATTGCGACCAAATTGATATTGTGATCAATGAAGACAATTCGATCAGCACTACCGATAACGGTCGTGGTATTCCCGTAGATCTTCATAAAAAGGAGGGGGTTTCTGCGCTGGAGGTGGTGATGACGAAGATCGGTGCCGGTGGAAAATTTGATAAAGACTCGTATAAGGTTTCTGGTGGACTTCACGGAGTGGGTGTGTCCTGTGTGAATGCGCTCTCTGTGCATCTGCACGCCATAGTGCACCGTGATGGTAAGATCTACGAACAAGAATACGAACGCGGGAAGCCCTTATATCCGGTAAAGCAAACAGGAACTACCGACAAGCGTGGGACTACCGTGATCTTTAGGCCTGATCCCACCATTTTTGAACAAACCACAGAGTACAATTACGACACCCTGGCTACCCGAATGCGGGAGCTGGCCTTTCTCAATAAAGGGATTACCGTATCCATCACTGACAAGCGTCGCAAAGATGATCAAGGGGAATACGTAAAGGAGGTCTTTCATTCTGATGAAGGCCTACCGGAATTTGTTCGTTTTATGGACAGTGGGCGTCAGCCGTTGATCGAGACCGTGATTTCGATGGAAGGAGAGAAGAACGGGATTCCGGTGGAGGTAGCCATGATCTATAATGACGGTTATGCCGAAAACCTGCACTCTTACGTCAATAATATCAATACCCATGAAGGAGGTACCCACCTGGCGGGCTTCCGTCGCGGATTAACCGGTTCTTTAAAGAAATACGCAGACAACAGCGGAATGTTGGATAAGTTGAAATTTGATATTGCGGGCGATGACTTTAGAGAGGGCCTGACGGCGATTATTTCGGTCAAAGTGGCTGAGCCTCAATTTGAAGGACAGACCAAAACAAAATTGGGTAACCGCGAAGTGACTTCTGCGGTTTCTCAGGCAGTATCAGAGATGATCGAGATTTACATGGAAGAGCATCCCAATGATGCTAAGATCATTGTAGAAAAGGTAATTCTTGCGGCTCAGGCCAGACATGCAGCCAAGAAAGCGCGTGAGATGGTACAGCGTAAAACGGTCATGAGTATCGGGGGATTGCCCGGGAAATTGACCGACTGTGCGGAAACTGATCCTGCTTTATCTGAGATCTTCCTTGTGGAGGGAGATTCTGCGGGGGGTACTGCAAAAATGGGCCGAAATCGGGAATTTCAGGCTATTCTTCCCTTACGGGGAAAAATCCTGAACGTGGAGAAAGCGATGCGCCATAAAGTCTTTGACAACGAAGAGATTCGCAATATGTTCACCGCCTTAGGAGTGTCTATTGGTACTGAAGAAGACAGCAAGGAGCTAAACCTGACTAAATTGCGCTACCATAAGGTAGTCATCATGTGTGATGCGGATGTTGACGGGAGTCACATATCCACATTGATCCTGACCTTCTTCTTTCGATACATGCGAGAACTGGTTGAGAACGGCTATGTGTATATAGCAACCCCGCCACTTTACCTGGTGAAGAAAGGATCTAAGAAACAATACGCCTGGAACGACAAGGAGCGCGATGCTATTGTCGAACGTATGGGCGGTTCTGCAAGCGTTCAGCGCTATAAAGGTCTGGGTGAAATGAATGCCGAGCAATTGTGGGATACCACCATGAATCCGGAATTTAGAACGCTACGACAGGTGACTATTGATAATGGGACGGAAGCTGACCGAATATTTTCCATGTTGATGGGTGATGACGTACCGCCTAGACGGGAGTTTATCGAGAAAAATGCTGTATACGCCAATATTGACGTATAA
- a CDS encoding vitamin K epoxide reductase family protein codes for MLNKLQVILMDSMLYILLKLLKAHGYKIKVQELRERLFSDPDKSAVALINTLDYFEVKNVVANVPESAFNELPKSFIAQIKGSNQLKLVLATKCDDKKVKFDSRNKPSTFVPIRDFLNSWTGFVIAIEKNASPPQKKPRKQKINYCIILSTLLATYYIGITSMPFLKSVYFSLALIGVYASYLVVKEKLASLGNLSKFCVGSKIMGCQSVVNSDGAIFFKKIDLADASIVYFSFISISFIFFPIIILFKALSLLSLPLILYSVYYQLFIIKKICVLCLGIVGILLLQFVVITMMTNDENINLLTLLPTSLLLSLITVSWMNIKRMYLNQILSEELSLNNLTFKRNYHLFLAYYDNLPRVETNEDSIFDIYLGNPNADVRILTVTNPLCEFCFETYNVFMDLLKKYENEIVIKFRFFISDMNRNNAETKIAERLIDLFLNEKDSFEDAFQHWYAKKTSIQEWFNKWGYCKNESINEILNLQRQWSVNSNVQSRPSIFINGKYFPKFYNPEDIRHFIRPLIDFEGKKKNTIVDPLL; via the coding sequence TTGCTTAATAAATTACAAGTAATTCTGATGGACAGTATGCTGTATATCCTGTTAAAGTTGTTGAAGGCTCATGGATATAAAATCAAAGTTCAAGAACTAAGAGAAAGATTATTTAGCGACCCTGATAAAAGCGCAGTCGCACTTATAAATACACTCGACTATTTTGAGGTAAAAAATGTGGTTGCTAATGTTCCTGAAAGCGCTTTTAATGAATTGCCTAAATCTTTTATTGCACAAATTAAAGGGAGCAATCAATTAAAGCTTGTTTTAGCGACAAAATGCGATGATAAAAAAGTAAAATTTGATTCAAGGAATAAACCGTCTACTTTTGTACCAATCAGGGATTTTTTGAATAGTTGGACTGGTTTTGTAATTGCTATTGAGAAAAATGCAAGTCCACCTCAAAAAAAACCACGTAAACAAAAGATAAACTACTGTATTATTCTATCTACGTTGTTGGCAACTTACTATATCGGTATAACAAGTATGCCTTTTTTAAAGTCAGTATATTTTTCATTAGCTTTAATTGGCGTTTATGCGAGTTATTTGGTGGTGAAGGAGAAATTGGCCTCTTTAGGTAATTTATCAAAGTTTTGTGTAGGTTCTAAAATTATGGGCTGTCAGTCGGTTGTAAATTCTGATGGGGCAATTTTTTTTAAAAAAATAGATCTTGCAGACGCCTCTATTGTTTACTTCTCATTTATTTCAATAAGTTTTATTTTTTTCCCTATTATTATATTATTCAAAGCACTATCTCTTCTCTCATTACCTTTAATTCTGTACTCAGTTTATTATCAATTATTTATTATAAAAAAAATTTGCGTCCTTTGCTTAGGAATTGTTGGGATTTTGCTATTACAATTTGTTGTTATAACTATGATGACTAACGATGAGAATATAAATTTGTTAACATTGTTGCCGACGTCCTTACTTTTGAGTTTAATTACAGTATCTTGGATGAATATTAAGAGAATGTATTTAAACCAGATATTAAGCGAAGAATTAAGCTTAAATAATTTGACTTTTAAAAGAAATTATCATTTGTTTTTAGCCTATTATGATAATTTACCCCGGGTTGAAACAAATGAGGATTCCATTTTTGATATTTATCTAGGCAATCCTAATGCTGACGTTAGAATTCTAACTGTAACCAATCCCTTATGTGAATTCTGTTTTGAGACATACAATGTATTCATGGACCTGCTTAAGAAATATGAAAATGAAATCGTAATAAAATTTCGGTTTTTTATTTCAGACATGAATAGAAATAATGCAGAAACAAAAATTGCGGAAAGATTAATTGATTTATTCCTAAATGAAAAAGACTCTTTTGAAGATGCATTTCAGCATTGGTATGCAAAAAAAACTTCTATTCAAGAATGGTTTAATAAATGGGGCTATTGTAAGAACGAAAGTATAAATGAAATACTGAATTTGCAAAGACAATGGTCTGTCAATAGCAATGTTCAATCTAGACCTTCAATATTTATCAATGGTAAATATTTTCCAAAATTTTATAATCCAGAGGATATAAGGCACTTCATTAGGCCTCTCATAGATTTTGAAGGTAAAAAGAAAAATACAATTGTTGATCCTCTCCTTTGA
- the gwsG gene encoding grasp-with-spasm system ATP-grasp peptide maturase, which produces MTDHLIITADADHSSNEVCNWFYRYGVRFKRLNLDSYKEINSKSDLYSDYFNFDNIDLSIPDEIVSFDIDFKEKYRSIWYRRPNYNIDNMVVEQNLSGISKFLFEKIRLNQKSELKELYEYIFNFSLKGSRVLGNRMKTRVNKLETLSLAVELGISIPRTKVLSCKSKLLEFQSEVNKTLITKSIFEPILASDDLGRSFTSYTNLLTDSVLDKIPDQFFPSLVQEEIEKDFEIRTFVLGDEFYSMAIFSQNNEQTAVDFRRYDLKRPNRTIPFILPNEFTDKIKDLLKIIGLNTCSIDIIKGANGKLYFLEINPVGQFGMVSKPCNYNLEYRIFKYLTNDDE; this is translated from the coding sequence ATGACGGATCATTTAATTATAACTGCAGATGCGGACCATTCTTCAAATGAAGTATGTAATTGGTTTTACAGATACGGAGTACGTTTTAAGAGGTTAAATCTCGATTCTTACAAAGAAATTAATAGTAAGAGTGACTTATACTCAGACTATTTCAATTTCGATAATATTGATCTGAGTATTCCTGACGAAATAGTATCGTTTGATATAGATTTCAAAGAGAAATACCGTTCCATATGGTACAGAAGACCAAATTATAATATTGATAATATGGTTGTTGAGCAAAATCTCTCAGGGATTTCGAAGTTTCTTTTCGAGAAAATAAGATTAAATCAGAAATCTGAATTAAAAGAACTTTATGAGTACATTTTCAATTTTTCATTGAAAGGATCACGCGTATTGGGTAATAGGATGAAAACTAGAGTAAATAAATTGGAGACTCTTTCACTAGCTGTCGAGTTAGGTATTTCTATTCCCAGGACTAAAGTGTTGTCATGTAAGAGTAAATTGTTGGAATTTCAAAGTGAGGTTAATAAAACTTTGATAACAAAATCGATTTTTGAACCAATATTAGCTTCGGATGATTTGGGGCGATCATTTACTTCTTATACCAACCTTTTAACAGATTCAGTTTTAGATAAGATACCTGATCAATTTTTTCCAAGTTTAGTGCAAGAAGAAATAGAGAAAGATTTTGAGATAAGAACTTTCGTTTTGGGAGATGAATTTTATAGTATGGCTATATTCTCTCAGAATAATGAACAAACAGCCGTAGATTTCCGCAGATACGATCTGAAGAGACCTAATCGGACTATTCCTTTTATTTTACCGAATGAATTCACTGATAAAATAAAAGATTTGTTAAAAATTATAGGACTTAATACGTGTTCAATTGATATAATCAAGGGTGCGAATGGGAAATTATATTTTTTAGAAATCAATCCTGTTGGCCAATTTGGAATGGTTAGTAAGCCGTGCAACTATAATCTTGAGTATAGAATATTTAAATATTTAACGAATGATGATGAATAA
- a CDS encoding peptidase domain-containing ABC transporter, translating to MAKSFPHYKQPDLKDCGSTCIKIIAKYYGKTVSIQYLRKLSETTRVGSSLLGLSNASEKIGLRSLGVKINAKDLCQAPLPCIIHWRNNHYVVLYKIKKNDFYVSDPGHGLLKYKKPEFLEGWIGNNASDLTEEGIALLIEPTAKFYNSDFDKNKREYGFKFLFKYLLKYKALISQLVIGLLAASLLQLIFPFLTQSVVDVGIKNQDIHFIYLILFAQLALFIGRTAIQVIRSWILLHLSARINISLVSDFFIKLMNLPIAFFDTRMTGDILQRINDHKRVEQILTTSSLNVLFSTVNLLVFSIVLAYYNLMLLSIFLIGSFLYFLWVIIFLKRRQDLDYKRFSVVSQEQSKVIELINGMQEIKLHNAEKQKRWSWEFLQARLFKVSIKVLALEQYQSVGSEFINEVKNILITILSAKLVIDGDITLGMMLAISYIVGQLNSPITQLINFIREVQDAKISLDRLSEIHNKEDEGQQDYEKISDIPLDVDLQLSKVSFRYIGTESMVFQGLDFNIPAKKITAIVGVSGSGKTTLMKLLLKFYEPNSGQVKIGTHDLRNVSQRSWRHQCGVVMQEGYIFNDTIANNIAVGEDYVNKEKLLHAVEVANIKGFIEKLPLSYNTKIGMEGVGISTGQKQRLLIARAVYKNPNFLFFDEATSALDANNEKVIMEKLDVFFENKTVVIIAHRLSTVKNAHQIVVLDKGKIVEIGNHQELVRQKGNYHNLVKNQLELGQ from the coding sequence ATGGCTAAGTCATTTCCTCATTACAAACAACCCGATCTTAAAGATTGCGGTTCAACTTGTATTAAAATAATTGCAAAATATTACGGGAAAACTGTCTCCATTCAATATTTGCGCAAGTTAAGTGAAACTACGAGAGTCGGAAGTAGTTTGTTAGGCTTAAGCAATGCTTCGGAAAAAATTGGCTTAAGAAGTTTAGGAGTTAAAATTAACGCTAAAGATTTATGTCAAGCTCCATTACCTTGTATTATTCACTGGAGGAATAACCATTATGTCGTACTCTACAAAATCAAGAAAAATGACTTTTACGTTTCAGATCCTGGACATGGTTTATTGAAGTATAAGAAGCCAGAATTTTTAGAAGGTTGGATTGGTAATAATGCTTCTGATTTAACAGAGGAGGGTATAGCTTTATTAATAGAACCAACCGCAAAATTCTACAATTCAGATTTTGATAAAAACAAGCGCGAATATGGCTTTAAATTTTTATTCAAATATCTACTTAAGTACAAGGCTCTCATATCTCAATTAGTGATCGGGTTACTAGCAGCTAGTTTGCTACAGCTGATCTTCCCGTTCCTTACTCAAAGTGTTGTTGATGTCGGCATTAAAAATCAAGATATACATTTTATATATTTAATACTATTTGCTCAATTAGCACTATTTATTGGTAGAACAGCTATACAGGTCATAAGAAGTTGGATATTACTGCACCTCAGCGCGAGGATAAATATTTCTCTGGTTTCAGATTTTTTTATAAAGCTTATGAACTTACCAATTGCATTTTTTGATACTCGCATGACTGGAGATATTTTGCAGCGTATAAATGACCATAAACGCGTTGAACAAATTTTAACAACTTCATCATTAAATGTGCTATTTTCAACCGTCAATTTATTGGTGTTCAGCATTGTGCTAGCCTACTACAATTTGATGTTGTTAAGTATATTTTTAATAGGAAGCTTTTTATACTTTTTATGGGTCATAATTTTTCTTAAAAGACGACAGGATTTAGATTATAAGCGTTTTTCCGTAGTTAGCCAAGAACAGAGTAAAGTGATTGAGCTTATTAATGGTATGCAGGAAATTAAGTTGCACAATGCAGAAAAACAAAAGCGTTGGTCGTGGGAGTTCTTACAGGCGCGTTTATTTAAAGTTTCAATCAAAGTTTTGGCACTGGAGCAATATCAAAGTGTAGGTTCAGAATTTATTAATGAAGTAAAGAATATTTTGATTACTATACTATCTGCAAAGTTAGTTATTGATGGAGATATCACTTTGGGTATGATGTTAGCTATTAGCTATATTGTTGGACAATTAAATTCACCAATCACACAACTTATTAATTTTATAAGAGAAGTCCAAGATGCCAAAATCTCATTAGATCGATTATCAGAGATTCACAATAAGGAGGATGAAGGGCAACAAGATTACGAGAAAATTTCTGACATTCCTCTGGATGTAGATCTTCAACTTTCTAAAGTGTCATTTCGATATATTGGAACAGAGTCAATGGTATTTCAAGGATTGGATTTCAACATACCTGCAAAAAAGATTACTGCAATAGTTGGAGTCAGTGGAAGCGGCAAAACGACGCTAATGAAATTGCTATTAAAATTTTATGAACCCAATAGTGGTCAAGTGAAAATTGGCACTCATGATTTACGAAATGTATCACAAAGATCATGGAGACATCAGTGTGGGGTAGTAATGCAGGAAGGCTATATTTTCAATGATACTATCGCTAATAATATTGCGGTTGGTGAAGATTATGTGAATAAAGAGAAACTCCTTCATGCGGTTGAGGTTGCTAACATCAAAGGGTTCATAGAAAAGTTACCACTTTCATATAATACTAAAATAGGAATGGAGGGTGTTGGTATTAGTACAGGCCAAAAACAACGCTTGCTTATTGCAAGAGCGGTATATAAAAATCCAAATTTTTTATTTTTTGATGAAGCTACAAGTGCGTTAGATGCAAATAACGAAAAAGTGATAATGGAAAAACTGGATGTTTTTTTTGAAAATAAAACGGTGGTTATCATTGCTCACAGATTAAGTACTGTAAAAAATGCCCATCAAATAGTAGTTTTAGATAAGGGCAAAATTGTAGAAATTGGCAATCATCAGGAACTTGTTAGACAAAAAGGAAATTACCATAACTTAGTTAAAAATCAATTAGAATTGGGACAATAG
- the mdh gene encoding malate dehydrogenase yields the protein MKITVVGAGAVGASCAEYIAMKNFAAEVVLLDIKEGFAEGKAMDLMQTASLNGFDTKITGTTGDYSKTADSDIAVITSGIPRKPGMTREELIGINAGIVKDVSSQLVKHSPNVILIVVSNPMDTMAYLAHKVTGLPKHRIIGMGGALDSARFKYRLAEALGAPISDVDGMVIGGHSDKGMVPLTRLATRNSVPVSKFIDEDRLDQVKEDTKVGGATLTKLLGTSAWYAPGAAVSGLVQAIACDQHKMFPCSVLLEGEYGLNDISIGVPVILGRKGIEQIVEIDLTDAEKDHMKESAEAVRATNGLLDV from the coding sequence ATGAAAATTACCGTAGTAGGTGCAGGAGCTGTAGGAGCAAGCTGTGCCGAATACATCGCCATGAAAAATTTTGCAGCTGAAGTAGTGTTGCTGGATATTAAAGAGGGTTTTGCTGAAGGTAAGGCCATGGACTTAATGCAAACAGCTTCCCTGAACGGATTTGATACTAAAATAACAGGGACCACCGGAGACTACTCCAAAACGGCAGATAGCGATATTGCGGTAATTACTTCAGGAATTCCGCGAAAGCCAGGAATGACCCGAGAAGAATTGATCGGGATCAATGCAGGAATCGTGAAAGATGTATCCAGTCAATTGGTTAAACATTCTCCCAATGTCATCTTAATTGTAGTGAGCAACCCCATGGATACCATGGCGTATCTTGCACATAAGGTAACCGGGCTTCCCAAACACCGAATCATTGGGATGGGAGGAGCCTTAGATAGTGCTCGATTCAAGTACCGTCTTGCAGAAGCCTTAGGTGCTCCTATTTCTGATGTTGATGGAATGGTGATCGGAGGGCATAGTGATAAAGGCATGGTGCCACTGACTCGCTTAGCCACTCGAAATAGTGTGCCGGTATCTAAATTTATCGATGAAGACCGCCTGGATCAGGTAAAAGAAGATACCAAAGTGGGCGGGGCGACCCTGACCAAGCTCTTGGGAACCAGTGCCTGGTATGCTCCGGGAGCCGCAGTTAGTGGTCTGGTTCAAGCGATTGCTTGCGATCAACATAAAATGTTTCCATGCTCGGTATTGCTTGAAGGGGAATACGGTCTCAATGATATCTCTATTGGAGTTCCTGTGATCTTAGGTCGTAAGGGTATCGAGCAGATTGTAGAAATAGACCTCACTGATGCAGAAAAAGACCATATGAAAGAAAGCGCTGAGGCGGTAAGAGCAACCAATGGTTTGCTAGACGTTTAA